The following coding sequences are from one Hyalangium minutum window:
- a CDS encoding GAF domain-containing sensor histidine kinase — translation MKFLGELDPVATQRTQTCNVRLVDPNRLQAIQDTGLMDTPREEAFDRLARLAAQLLHVPLTIFSLVDADRQFFKADFGLPSPFKETRTLPIDASLCRYTLEGESIISSNALADPFLRIHPSTGPWGIVAIIVLPLINPDGHVLGTFCAIEPKVREWTEQDLTVMKELTASIMTEIHLREQIQKLKAEQRLRETFVAALTHDLRTPMTSSKLQLQLLGRRHAELPTVQTAVTRVSQSLDRAERMIQDLLDASTIRAGKLVSLKQSACDLQELTAETLQELAEVHRDRFVLKSEGSIPMFADPNGLRRIIENLASNAAKYGAPETPIEVLLDRSQDTVALRVKNQGNPIPEGELQTIFEPFHRSRSATDSGHKGWGLGLLLVRGFAEAHGGKVTVTSSYQNGTCFTVTLPLAPSQGAVH, via the coding sequence ATGAAGTTCTTGGGCGAACTCGATCCAGTAGCAACCCAGCGGACGCAGACGTGCAACGTGCGCCTTGTCGACCCCAACCGTCTGCAGGCGATCCAGGACACGGGGCTGATGGACACGCCTCGTGAAGAAGCCTTTGATCGGCTGGCGCGCCTGGCAGCCCAGCTCCTGCATGTTCCGTTGACCATCTTTTCCCTGGTGGATGCTGACAGACAGTTCTTCAAAGCGGATTTCGGCCTCCCCTCGCCGTTCAAGGAGACTCGAACGCTCCCGATCGATGCCTCTCTTTGCCGCTACACGCTCGAGGGCGAGTCGATCATCTCGTCGAACGCTTTGGCCGACCCCTTCCTGAGAATCCACCCGTCGACCGGCCCCTGGGGAATCGTTGCCATCATCGTGCTTCCGTTGATCAACCCTGACGGACACGTGCTGGGGACCTTCTGCGCCATCGAACCCAAGGTGCGCGAGTGGACCGAGCAGGATCTCACGGTCATGAAAGAGCTGACCGCTTCCATCATGACGGAGATCCACCTCCGCGAGCAGATCCAAAAGCTGAAAGCCGAGCAGCGTCTCCGGGAGACCTTCGTCGCGGCGCTGACCCATGATCTGCGCACGCCCATGACGTCATCCAAGCTGCAGCTGCAGCTGCTCGGGAGACGCCACGCGGAGCTGCCTACCGTCCAGACGGCGGTGACGCGCGTCTCCCAAAGTCTGGACCGCGCGGAGCGCATGATCCAGGACTTGCTGGATGCGAGCACCATCCGAGCAGGAAAGCTGGTGTCGCTGAAGCAGAGCGCCTGCGACCTCCAGGAGCTCACGGCTGAGACACTCCAGGAGCTCGCGGAGGTTCATCGGGATCGCTTCGTCCTGAAGTCGGAAGGCTCGATCCCGATGTTCGCGGACCCGAACGGGCTCCGCCGGATCATCGAGAACCTGGCGTCGAACGCGGCAAAGTACGGAGCACCGGAGACTCCCATCGAAGTGTTGCTCGATCGGAGCCAGGACACCGTGGCGCTTCGGGTGAAGAATCAAGGCAACCCGATCCCCGAGGGCGAGTTGCAGACCATCTTCGAGCCATTTCACCGCTCGAGGTCCGCGACGGACAGCGGCCACAAGGGATGGGGACTGGGGTTGCTCCTGGTCAGAGGCTTTGCTGAAGCGCACGGAGGGAAGGTGACGGTCACGAGCTCGTACCAGAACGGGACTTGCTTCACCGTCACGCTCCCCCTCGCCCCGTCTCAAGGGGCTGTGCACTGA
- a CDS encoding response regulator transcription factor: MTSARSTLLVVDDDPSVLRSLERMFQVEGYAVECFAHPRQLLARGAGSGPLCVVMDLRMPELNGLELQEELHRQGFRHPIIFISGHGDIPAAVKAMKAGAVDFLPKPFSSADLLAAVERALAQEREAMARAQEHEVLRARFSALSPREWQICQFVAQGLLNKQIAAELGTAEQTVRLQRSRVMEKLAVGSVAELVRLLEQLNSRA, translated from the coding sequence ATGACCTCAGCGCGCTCCACGCTGCTCGTGGTGGACGACGACCCTTCGGTCCTTCGCAGCCTCGAGCGCATGTTCCAGGTGGAAGGGTATGCCGTGGAGTGCTTTGCCCATCCGCGCCAATTGCTGGCACGGGGAGCAGGCTCTGGGCCCCTGTGCGTGGTGATGGACCTGCGCATGCCGGAGCTCAACGGGCTGGAGCTTCAGGAGGAGCTTCACCGGCAGGGCTTCCGGCACCCCATCATCTTCATCAGCGGGCACGGGGACATCCCCGCCGCCGTGAAGGCCATGAAGGCCGGGGCCGTGGATTTTCTGCCCAAGCCGTTCAGCTCCGCGGACCTGCTGGCTGCCGTGGAGCGCGCACTGGCCCAGGAGCGCGAGGCCATGGCTCGGGCCCAGGAGCACGAAGTCCTGCGGGCCCGGTTCTCCGCGCTGTCCCCTCGCGAGTGGCAGATCTGCCAGTTCGTGGCGCAAGGGCTGCTCAACAAGCAGATCGCCGCTGAGCTCGGCACTGCCGAGCAGACAGTCCGTCTTCAGCGCAGCCGTGTCATGGAGAAGCTGGCCGTGGGCTCGGTGGCGGAGTTGGTGCGGCTCCTGGAGCAGCTCAACTCACGGGCCTGA
- a CDS encoding alpha/beta fold hydrolase: MGKTTGTAQFADAPPGDDFYTPPSPLLGTHGDVIWRRPLSGIAALKAAGTNELVLYRSDAADGAPIAVSGIIALPKTPAPAGGYPVVSWAHGTLGLGDKWAPSRDSEAIAAEQPEHHAINQAPHVLLNALLEQGFAVVMTDFEGMGTPGSHPYLLGVSEARGVLDIVRAARQLYPEISNRFVIAGHSQGGQGALFAAHLAASWTPELQLHGVAALAPASHVTDILLEGSRYPKEFPGFAFTPLLLTGAIVGAKASGRPIDPRKILTDRAFALFEVSGDKCRVELSDDKLWGGIPGTEQFRGNLTDEPNEDQKEFLRQLDLTNPALTIPCPIRISHAQPDPRIAIADSHKLVEELTGLRNDITYRIYREVADHLVGPHFGVIATDTPALSAWVRLQLGS; encoded by the coding sequence ATGGGAAAGACGACAGGGACTGCGCAGTTCGCCGATGCGCCACCCGGAGATGATTTCTACACGCCGCCCAGCCCTCTCTTGGGGACGCACGGTGATGTGATCTGGAGGCGGCCGCTCAGTGGGATTGCCGCGCTGAAGGCGGCGGGCACCAACGAGCTGGTGCTCTACCGCTCGGACGCGGCCGACGGAGCGCCGATCGCGGTCTCGGGGATCATCGCGCTGCCGAAGACACCGGCACCCGCGGGGGGCTACCCCGTGGTCAGCTGGGCACACGGAACGCTGGGCCTCGGTGACAAGTGGGCGCCGTCTCGGGACTCGGAGGCCATCGCCGCCGAGCAGCCAGAGCATCACGCCATCAACCAGGCCCCCCATGTCCTGCTCAACGCGCTGCTGGAGCAGGGCTTCGCCGTGGTGATGACGGACTTCGAGGGGATGGGGACGCCGGGGTCTCATCCCTACCTGCTCGGCGTCTCCGAGGCGCGTGGCGTGCTCGACATCGTGCGCGCCGCGCGGCAGCTGTACCCGGAGATCTCGAACCGGTTCGTGATCGCCGGACACTCCCAGGGCGGTCAGGGGGCGCTGTTCGCGGCGCACCTCGCCGCGAGCTGGACACCGGAGCTTCAGTTGCACGGGGTCGCGGCGCTCGCGCCGGCGTCACACGTCACGGACATCCTCCTCGAGGGCAGCCGCTACCCCAAAGAGTTCCCAGGCTTCGCCTTCACTCCGCTCCTGCTGACCGGCGCGATTGTAGGCGCCAAGGCAAGCGGCCGTCCGATCGACCCGCGGAAGATCCTCACCGACAGGGCGTTTGCGTTGTTCGAGGTCTCCGGCGACAAATGCCGTGTCGAGCTCAGCGATGACAAGCTCTGGGGGGGCATCCCCGGCACCGAGCAGTTCCGAGGGAATCTGACCGACGAGCCCAACGAGGATCAGAAGGAGTTCCTGCGTCAGCTCGACCTCACCAACCCCGCGCTCACCATCCCCTGTCCGATTCGTATCTCGCATGCCCAGCCGGACCCACGCATCGCCATCGCCGACAGCCACAAGCTTGTCGAGGAGCTGACGGGGCTCCGTAACGACATCACGTATCGAATCTACCGCGAGGTGGCTGACCACTTGGTGGGCCCTCACTTCGGCGTCATCGCCACGGATACGCCCGCCCTCTCCGCCTGGGTCCGGCTGCAGCTGGGCAGCTGA